The Rosa chinensis cultivar Old Blush chromosome 7, RchiOBHm-V2, whole genome shotgun sequence DNA segment CAGCATCTCGAtgaccatgccgggcagcgtcccgatgaactcATGCCGGGCAGCATCCCGATGATCCATGCCAGAGTAGCGCCTCTGATGACTAGACCGGAGCAGCGTCTCCCAAAGCTACGATGCTTCACCTAATCTGCTCTCAGATAACAACAAAGCCCAGCAGATGCAAAGCTAACCCAAAAGCCACAAGCTCTGTCTCTTTCATCCTCActgacaacaaaaaaaaaacaaagaaagcaaattaAAAGCTTCCCTGTCAAACTGTCCAAACAAAAAATCCGAGCAAAGAGTCTTTGAAACTTTGGCTTTGGCTCTGCTGCTCTTCAAATCAAAATGAGCTCGGTGGttgctctaaaaaaaaaagtcaaagaaGAAACCCAAAAGAGTTACAAGAGTGCagttcataaaaaaataaataaaagaaaaagagatgTGTGGCCTATCGTTCTCCATCAGTGAAGGTGACAGAGCCACCTCTTGGAAAGTCACTTAATGGAGCATATAATCACATGGTCAAGTTTTCTCCAACACACCAAAGACAAAACCCAAATATAGACAAGAGCGAAGTTTGACAGTGGTCTTCCATAATCAAGAGAAATGCTTATTTAAACATGTCTTCTTGTTGTACAGAGTGTGTTGGAACATGATGGCACCACCATGAAGTAAGGACAAAAGAAGCAAACCTAATTAAAGCAAGTTTTGTTTCTTTGCAAATAAAAAACAAGCTTCCAAAAGACCAGTTTCTAAGCACCAAATTGAAAACCATACTGGAGTTCCAAGGCAATGATTAACGGGCCATGATAGGAGGTGCAAGTGGTTTTCTATAgtctcagaccaaaaaaaaaaaaaaagtggttttCTATAGTCAAAACTGGAGCTAAGAGTTTCGGATCAAATTTCAAAGCAAAAGACATGTTCTTCTTCAAATTAAAGCCTGCAATAAAGCTAACATGCATAAAGCTACAAGGAAGGATAATTGATTTTGCTGCTGAAGATTGATACCACAAAGCACTTGTTCGATAAAACACGGCAGCCAAATCGAACACCCAACGTGAATGAAACAAGCTCCTAAGCAGTGGCCACTTCTTCAAAATGAATGTAAAGTACAATAAAAGTGTTGTCGGCACTTGGTTTCCTGAACTACGGAGTTAGAAGGAAGAACAAAATGGAGAAGCTACTTACCCAATTTTGCACAAAGAAAAGCAATCAAGACAAATTGCAAGCTTCAATTAAAGGCTGGGAAATTCTGTTTTGTCGAAGACCCAAGTGCATTCCAATCTCCAAATTAAATTTCATCTTCAAGTCCAAATTTCTTCATCGATTGCCAGGGGTACGCCTTGCTCTTGGAGCATTTTGCCCATGCTTCGAAGTTCGTCTGGGTTTggtgaagagaagaaagaaagtgaTTAAACAAGGGGCAGTTGTAAGCAGCTGGGTCATTACGGGTGCCCATATCAAATTTGGGGCCCAAAAGCCATAATTGGTGTAGACCAAGCAACATAACTCGGAAGCAAAGCCCACCTCAAAATTTGGGCCCAATTGACGAATTCGACGAAGCCCCGTGCGGGTGTCTACATCAAAATGCTCAAACTTTGGTTTCGTAAGAAAATtgcttcaaaacccaaaatggGAAATGTGCCCACAAATTCGATGTACCCAAAACCAATGAACATCGATTTCTAAACACGAAAACGTAATCTATTGTCAGCGTACAAATCACTTActataaagtaaactaatttaCCATGAAACACAGAACATCGATTTTAAAAACTTGAAGTGATGTCTACGATGAAATAACACATAAGTTCATATGAAAAGAAGCGATGTACATaattttggtacaaaaccaaggaaAAGCCCAAATTCACAATGtatgaactacagtggtttgatcccttcacagggtatgtaggcaatctagcgacccaccagatgcaaccacaaatttaaatcgaatccctgactccaacAGTCAAATTCAGCAAATCCGAATCTCTGACTCGACCcgtcaaattcacccaaacaccagaaaaatcaaatcattcccaaatcacccaaaagcaaattcaagggctctaaaccctcacaaatatctcaaacacaaatccaaaaataaatgggtcatctacccatttaaatctcaaatgtgtgaactacagtggtttgatcccttcatagggtatgtaggcaatctagcgacccactagatgcaaccacaaattgaaatcgaatccctgactctaccagtcaaattcagcaaATCCGAATCTCTGattccaccagtcaaattcacccaagcactagaaaaatcaaatcatttccaaatcacccaaaagcaaattcaagggctctaaacccgcacaaatatctcaaacacaaatccaaaaatacCATTTAAACCCCAAATGCGCgctggaactacatgtggtttgatcccgcaagggtatgtaggcaatctggaatcaaataatctaAATGCAACCGCATCCCAAAaactattcctattccaaaaatccaagccttctaatgagtcattcactcattggaactcttgaactatgAGTGGCTTGATCCTTTCCTGgatacgtaggcaacccattccaaaatttgggtgcagccgcaaaaacaaacaaccacacattgggttctttataaatggaatcaaagggagTTTCCcttgtaacaagggattgtaattaagagacacattctgtcttgaatgggtcgaacccgaaataattaaaactctattctgttatgaatacgagtgaaattacgttgggtgacatttttcactttgtGCAATTTTTAACCCAACAGGGACCAGGTATCAAGTAAAAATGGGTTCTTTCTTGCCCAAGTGTTATTGGTTAGTCATGCATAGTCTAGACACATGCTGTTGTTATGAAGTTCAATAACCAGATAACGAATAGAGAACGAGACTTAGCTTGTTTGGTCTGTCTGACTGCAGGTGAAATCAGTGGTGAAACATGGACGGAGAACATAGGAACTGAGCCCAAACAGCTCGTTGGTGTTTGAATTCCCAGAGTTGATGAGTGGTGATGTTCGGTGTTGAAGTTGTGTGATTGGTCTCAAGTCCCCGATAGGCCTGCGTCCAGATTAGATTTAGCAAAGAAGAGGGAGAGCAGGCTGCCTAATGAGTTGTCGGAAGAGCTTTGAGCGTTTGATGGTGTGTTGTGATGTTGATTGACCACTCTATTCTAGCGGGGAGAGAAACAGTGGGTGTACGGAGTAATTTTCAACTTTAGGTGTAAGGCTGCTTGAGTGGTGCTTGACGGTGCAAGGCCTGCTGCTGGGTATTGGCCGCTAGCCTTGCCAACGCTGGTTGGTTTTGCTAGACTCGATCGGAGTGGAAGctgagggttttttttttttttttgattactGCCAAAATGGGGTAATGTTTATCGCTGGAGGCTAGTGTGGTGGACAAACTCGCTGGGtgtcctaaatttttttttttggatgttgGAGCTAGAGCTTAGCGGTTTCAAGAGAAATGTTTTGAACTTTGGGCTAGCGGTACAAGCCTTTCATGTAGAGAAGCCATTCTCTAtgacttctttttttgtttaccACCGCTGGCCTCGGCAGAGATTGTCGCTGAAGAAGTGATTGGGCACAAGTTGCCGCCTAAGAAGATTGATGTTTGCATCAGGAGCTGATGATAATCCAAGAGAATTTAATGATGATTAAAGAAGTTGGGTGCTCAGTGAGAGACTAAATTTGATgactcaaaaggaaaagaaaattctttgaGCTCCGTTAAGCTGACTTAACGtatggtaagtgacgaagccaTTGTATCGGCTTCCCAAatacggcgccaatgttaacgttagaaccaatggctctagttagctttagagaaggagagagagtaaatgagacacgagaagtatagtggtttgtctcccgccttagcaggaaactacgtccacttgaaagcttaactattgtgtttgggccttgcggtccaaagagattacaagagatgtaatgggatgactTCTAAGTgtgaggaggggtcccttttataggtaagggaacctctctcatttacattttcttcaatgtgggatgcaaacccactattctagtgtagaaaggcttattatggaggcaacttggcaaggcctggaacactacaccaaaaactgcatcacacgacTGCGAAAAAaagttgtgtgatttggagactcaccgtcgtctatctcgatgttgtctgatgaaactcagacgacggtgaattcaccgttgtgtgagatGCAATCAGTCGACATATATTCATTTGCACCGTTGTCCCAGAACTCGACAGATGCCAAGCGCAGCCATGTGCAGCAGTCATGTGCagcagttcacacaacagaacttgttTTTATGCCGTTGTGGGTTAAGATTCTCATACAACGTTTTTTTAAttattccgttgtgtgatttaaaCTGGGACAACTGAGTTCTAGccttttctgttgtatgagattAAAACTAAACGACGTTAGTTATTAAAATCCATTGTGTGATATATATAATTGCGTTGTGTGAATACCCAAATTTTGAATGGATATAAATTAATAGTGAACAATTGGAATACAAATTGAAtacaaaccatcaaatgatcaaCATTTGTTCCAAAGTCATTGGGATACATCAATTCatcaaatattgaatttaaGGAGCATTGCTAAAGCATTCATACATTGGATAGACTAAAAAGCATTTATGTTTCCTGGTTACGTTTTACATGATGAAACAAAATATAGCTTGTTGCATTAATGCTTGGTACTCCATGCTCGATCTCCCAAAGACTCTTTATTCAACATTCCACCATATAGTTCCTGACACAATTAACAAATGCAATGAACAAGAGGGATAATGCCTTACTATGTACATAATATACAAGCATTttagaattaaacaatttataatatacaagaaagaaagaaacagagagTGACCTTCTGGGGCATAACAGCAAAAAACACATAAACCTCGCCTTCAAAAGAGAGAGTGAGCTTACTAGTCCACGACAACAAGAACTCGTGCCCCAGACTTCCACCTTATTACCAGCAATGATATTGTCCCATTTATTCACAGCAAGTCTCAACCACTTGGCCAAGCTTGTAGCAGATGATCAACTCCAACAAATACATACCAACCAAAGGTAAATGCAATTATGACTATATAGAAACCCCTAGCAAAAGTAACCACTTGATTTCTTATGTATAAGTAACATAAATACCAGAGGACCAACAAattcttcaaaagaaaaaaataatttcaccTTGACCTTGAATTATAAAGTAAGATACAGAGTTGCAAATACATTGATGTGTTATTGATCAATATCCATCAAATATTATAATAACCACTAAAAGATGACCGGAAAGAGCTGCACCATGTCACCATCAGTATATGAATCTATTATTACATACTGAAGGCACTTATGCAAACTATTAAACATATAGTCGACATCGATTTTAAAATAACGAAAAGTAATTACTAACACTTTCACCCTCACTTGTTCCTTAGATATTTGATTTTAAGCTATAACACATTTCAATCAGAACATTCTCATAGTGCTCATTCAATTTGGCAACAAACTTTTGGAAGATCTCCTACTGCACACAATCCTGCATGAGGAATTTTAGTTTGAAGGGAAAACCATTAATCTTAGGCAAGGTGGTTTCTCTATAAACTCTATTGAAATGCTGCTATCAACATGGCAATGAATTAAGTTTGCTAAATAATTTAGAGAAGTGTTTAAGATAAAATGATATATTTATCACACCTCTATCCTTACGCAAGAAGTTACATGAATAAAAGTAAACCGAATATAAAAACCCACAACTAAAAAAGACATCAGGAAAGTGCATATGAAGAACACAATGTAGTACGTTCTGTTTCAAATCTGGTAAataattttcttgttctttatattcttattttccttttatttttctttttctttgatacTTATGTGTTTGCAGTAGTTTTAGTTTCTTCATGTACTGCAGCACTCCTACATCTGCAGTCCTAGGAATATATCTATATCAAGGGAACATATCTAAATATAAGCATGCATGCCatactttttctctttttttgttaCTAAGATTTAATGCAGCTCATCCTTTCATTGCAATACTAATTGTGTTCATATTTTTTCGATAATGATAGCTTTCAAAGAGCAAAAATGGCATCATCAACTAGAAATACAAGAAAAATGAAGCCTTGCTACTTGTTAATGGGTTCCCAGCCATTCTAGTTTCACTACAAAGAAAGACTGCAGAGTTGGTCCTACACTAAAACCTATGAATTGCAGATTTGACTTTCTAAGATCGATCAAAGCACAAACCAAGTCTGATATAGCTGTAGGTTGTGCTCAGTTATTTTTCAGGAACATGTAAAGGACTGCATCATCCAATAGCCATAAGCCTTCAGATGTTAAGCTCCCAACAATTACTTAGAAATATCAGAATAAGTACAACAGTCAAAACTCATATAAAGCACACCAACAACCTTCTACTCCTCATCTACAATATATTAATTTCCAGCACCCAAGTAATAAGAAAGCTAAAAAATACTGTTTTTCCCACCCAATTAAAGTGAAGGGCTCTATGAGGCATAACATTGAACAGGTGGTGTGAGCTAGAAAAAAGAAGACCGCTCTAAACACAACCTAGTTCTAAAACAAGCAGAATATTATATGTATTTCAATTCTAGAAACTGCAAATTtacaaatgaatcaaaatcccaATAATCAAGCCATATGAAAAGGATGTATTTCCAAACTCATACCAGATATCACCCAAATCCGATGAAGCAATTACACAAACACATGGGTTATGCAATTACACAAACACAAGGGTTATGCAATTACCAGACTCATAAATGGGTTATGCAATTAAACAAACACAAAGTCTAAagattaagccttttcatcaaAATCACCCAATTATGAACATTTCGATTCAAAATCAGATGAACAATCATCAAGAACAACAAAACCCCCAATTAGAATCAGAAAGCAATACCTCtggcttgttgttgatcaacgACTCTCGAAGCCATTCCTAAATCTTCGATTCAAAATCAATCCTTTCAATCTTTTTctctgtgaagaagaagaagaagaagcgatTCAAAGAATGAATAAGAATTTGGTGCCGAATGGCCCCCTTTATAAAGCtaggaagagagaagagaacatacgaaagagagagggaggagagagaaagtggatatGGAGGACTCTCTCCTTCGTCGCTGATCTCCAATCACCAGGGTGGGCTCACTGTGGCCACCATATTCTTCGCCTTCCTCTGATGAGTCAACGCCAGGTTGCACCTTGGAGATGGGCCACAAAGAGATCTCTGCGAATTTGTTTTCTGGGGCTTTGAGGTTTTGGTTTGATTAGGACGGGGGAGAGAAAGGGATAAGGTTTGGGGGAAGATCCAGAGAAGGGTCGGGTTCTAGTCAGAGggcggagaaggaagaagaggacggttAGGTTTGGAGATGGAGAAAAGCTCGAGGTTTCTCTCTCAGATAGGAAAAATGGCCAAGGCATTAACTTTGTTTGAGTGTGCTCTCGAGTTGGCTAAGGCAATAGgcattaactttttttttttttttttttataactctGACAGACAACGTATAGATACGTTTACGTTTACGTTGTCTGATTTGTTACATAGCTGAGGGaataaaaaatggaaatttcccgCCTCTGCAATCAAAATGTTTGGTTTCGCGCTTAGGCCAGTAatttctcattcacacaacagaaatagttcattCTGTTGTTGGAACTTGCAAGCATAACAAACAATTGAAGCCAATTGTTGTCCAGATCGCGGAGAGGCTCCGTCAGGTTCGCGTGCAGACGGTGGGACGGTGGCTGGTGGGTTTCGATCTCCCCAAGATTGGAGTGCAGACGGGGGGAGGGGAGGTTGGCTGGTGGCGACGAGTCAGTGGCGGCGAGGTGGGGATCTGCAGTGCTACTATCGGATCGGATTGTTCCGATCTAGTTTAGGCATGCTTCGATCTTGCTTGGCACTGCTGTGTGGCAAGGGGTGGAAAGGGCTGGGAGGGGAGATGATTCTTGCAAGCGTGATGGGGTTGAAGGATGGACGGAGGGATGGTCGGCGCCTGCTCGGTGCGACAGGTATCTCGACGGTGGTGGGACGACGGGGTCTATGCATGCGAGATGGCGGCATGGTGACACGAACAGCCTATGCTCTCAGAATtatgcttgggtttgggccactGTTTTGTTCCGGCCCaagtttttttatgtttattttttacaattttatttgggtttagtttcttttggtttgtttttcaGCAATAAATtactttctaggttttgttttacGTTTTAGTTGTTGGGTCGGGTCGGGTGCACTACAATTTTGGCATTGACAATCTTCTATTCAGCGGTCTAGAGGTCGTTCATGTTCTGGAGTTAGGTCAGCAGCGGTGGCGAAATTGTCTGGCGGTGGCATActggcatagacaatcatcATTGGCCTTCTAGTAGGATTGTTCCTGTTTGATCTCGAGTCGGAGgtgatggcgatttggagcTTTTATGGATTGACAATGTTGACATTAAGGTGGTCATGGTCTTAGGTTTAATTTAGTCTCAGGTCTGACGGTCCGGCATTTCTGTTTGGTCGGGTTCGAAGTCACAACTAGTGTagacttggtcgatcaaaggcaggtcaggaggactctgggtggcgagttagtgttgacaaagttgtGTGCCTGTGCCTATTGTCTTTGCCTTTTAATTGTAGGGCAAGTTAAGTATGTAGTTTTGAGTCGGGGCTTGTTTGGCTCCGTTAGTCAGTCATGttggagttccagtgtgaagtccagTGGCCATTTCTGTGTATGAGATGATACCAAAACTCATTGtatccagttcattattaatgaagtttcttcttgatcaaaaaaaaaaaaaaacaataataaatagTACTAAGTACTAGTCTAAATCAAAGTAGTGTAATATAAgaaacaaaagtcaaaataattaatttttattattcaaaatAGACTATTTCTTTTGGCCGTTGTAGGCAAATCTTTTTTATGTACTCGATTGCGAGGGTAAGATGGTTCTCTTTGACACTTAATTTTTTGCAATTCAAGCAAACAAACCTATATAATTACAtcagaattttatttttatagataTAACTATcataatttttcttgattatatttTAGTTGTATTGATCAACGATCGATTAAATTTGTtggttaattttttattttagagtGTGGAGcatgtacctttttttttttttcctttaggtCTCGGACCCCCTCAAGACTTAGATACTGGTTCCGTCCCTGGGGGCAAGGGCGTAGCTAGGGGTGATCAATGAGGGCCAATTGACCCTTTTGACTTTAGCTTTTGTGTTCTAGTTATGTGATGTTTCTAGTTTCACATAACTTGTAAAACTTTCATTGACCCATATACCTCTTCTAAATTCTAGGACTTTTCATTAGTTTTCTATTTACATTTTAGTAAACTATTTAAGTTTCAATGTATTTAAGTCACAAACATATGAAAAAGCCATAaaacaattatttattattCACCAAGAAAATTTAGTTTCTTTCTATATAAAGATCCCTAGCTGTTTCGATTATATTCTTGACCCTACTTGATAGGATTTCCTGTGCCACTGTCATGTAATGATGTAAAGCTCATTTAGCATGAAGAAAAACTTGATTACGAAAATTAAACATTTCTCAACCCAACTCACCAGCATGAAACAACAACGTAATTTACCATAATTACTCCTTAATTTCTGTGAGAGAGTGTAGTAACATTTTGGGCCAATAGGAAACGAGTATCATGGTTTCACAATCCGTGCTTCCGTGGAAGAGGTCTATACACTCCCACCGTCGATTAGTGTCATAAAAACACAACTGGCGCCCTTTATCACCGTCCGATTACCCACTCGGGGGCAAAACGGTAAAAAGTAAACCGTCCCATCCACCGCCGCGTTAAGTCTCTCCGTAATCATAAAGAGCCACGACCTTTCAATTCTTACCCAAAATTTCTGAGATTTTCAATTTCCTCTCTCCCAAATCGCAAGAGtccaagaaacaagaaaaaggtAATATTTCTTTTCGAATTCGTCGTTCTTCATCCTCAATTCAATTGGGTTCTGATTGATTGCTGGGCTGCTTCTGCAATCGCGAAGCTAGGGTTTCTAAATTGTGTTTGAAATTGGGGTTTTTTTTAGATTGAACTAGGGTTTTAATCTTTAGGGTTTAATTGTGATTACAGATGGCCCGTACCAAGCAGACTGCTCGTAAGTCCACCGGAGGCAAGGCTCCAAGGAAGCAATTGGCTACCAAGGTTCGTAATTGACCCCCTTAAtctcaaaccctaaccctaattttgTTCTTGTTCCGTTTTATTTATCAaagattttgaaattttgagtaTGGAAAATGGAAATGTGTGAATTTTTCAGGCTGCTCGCAAGTCGGCCCCGACCACCGGAGGTGTGAAGAAGCCCCACAGATACCGCCCCGGAACTGTTGCCCTTCGGTATGTAATCAAACCCACCTTACCTTTCGCAGCATTCCGCTTATAATGTTTCAAAATTGTAGTTGCTTTTCGATTCTGATTGTGGATATTTTGTATAGTATGATTATGTTTCGTTCCGGAGGTTGTGCTCATTTTGTGTTTGTGAAAATGTTGCAGTGAAATCCGCAAGTACCAGAAGAGCACGGAGCTACTGATCAGGAAGCTCCCGTTCCAGAGGCTGGTTCGTGAGATTGCACAGGACTTTAAGACTGACCTGCGTTTCCAGAGCCATGCTGTTTTGGCACTGCAGGAGGCGGCTGAGGCCTACCTTGTTGGGTTGTTTGAGGACACCAATCTCTGTGCCATTCATGCCAAGCGCGTCACTATTATGCCCAAGGATATCCAGCTCGCCAGGAGAATCAGGGGCGAGAGGGCTTAAGCAAAGGAATAGAAGTTGCTCTGTGTAAAGGGGGGTCTTAGTGGGATTTCATTGATTAATCAAATCATGAATTCATGATTAGGGGAATGTTGttgtttttagggtttttatt contains these protein-coding regions:
- the LOC112179594 gene encoding histone H3.3, with the protein product MARTKQTARKSTGGKAPRKQLATKAARKSAPTTGGVKKPHRYRPGTVALREIRKYQKSTELLIRKLPFQRLVREIAQDFKTDLRFQSHAVLALQEAAEAYLVGLFEDTNLCAIHAKRVTIMPKDIQLARRIRGERA